The following proteins come from a genomic window of Triticum aestivum cultivar Chinese Spring chromosome 6A, IWGSC CS RefSeq v2.1, whole genome shotgun sequence:
- the LOC123127731 gene encoding transcription factor MYB30, whose amino-acid sequence MVRAPCCEQTGIKRGPWTAEEDMTLVAHIEQHGHSNWRALPKQAGLLRCGKSCRLRWINYLRPDIKRGNFTSEEEDAIIQLHAMLGNRWSTIAARLPGRTDNEIKNVWNTHLKKRLDSSSSKTSGQAAPKRKAKKPAVVASALEGPTSKPASSPGHSLSMSPEQSLSTSSATDYSMTSSLENTGSSSSWEEFQIDDSFWSETLGMSVDSSSFGMETCDTFSVDSASPSSSNDEMDFWVTLFMQAGDMQSLSQI is encoded by the coding sequence ATGGTGAGGGCTCCTTGCTGCGAGCAGACAGGGATCAAGAGGGGCCCGTGGACGGCCGAGGAGGACATGACCCTGGTGGCTCACATCGAGCAGCACGGCCACAGCAACTGGCGGGCGCTGCCGAAGCAGGCCGGCCTGCTCCGCTGCGGCAAGAGCTGCCGCCTCCGGTGGATCAACTACCTGCGCCCCGACATCAAGCGTGGCAACTTCACCAGCGAGGAGGAAGACGCTATCATCCAGCTCCACGCCATGCTCGGCAACAGATGGTCCACCATTGCCGCCAGGCTGCCTGGGAGGACGGACAACGAGATCAAGAACGTATGGAACACACACCTCAAGAAGCGACTCGACTCGTCCTCGTCCAAGACGTCCGGCCAGGCAGCGCCTAAGCGCAAAGCCAAGAAGCCTGCTGTGGTTGCGAGCGCGCTCGAGGGCCCGACCTCCAAGCCAGCGTCTTCACCGGGGCACTCCCTCTCGATGTCGCCGGAGCAGTCCCTCTCGACGTCGTCCGCCACCGACTACTCGATGACCTCGTCATTGGAGAACACGGGCAGCTCTTCTTCCTGGGAGGAGTTCCAGATTGACGACAGTTTCTGGTCGGAGACACTGGGGATGTCGGTGGACAGCTCCAGTTTCGGGATGGAAACCTGCGACACCTTCAGCGTAGATAGCGCATCGCCGTCATCGAGCAACGATGAGATGGACTTCTGGGTCACGCTGTTCATGCAAGCTGGTGACATGCAGAGTTTGTCACAGATTTAG